Below is a genomic region from Rhodothermales bacterium.
TCTGATGATGCCATCCGGGTTGGGCTGATTGGTTGTGGCGGCCGTGGCACAGGCGCTGCGCTCCAGGCTCTGAGCAGCGGTCAGAATGTCAAACTTGTGGCGATGGCCGATGCTTTTCGCGATCGGCTAGACGAGAGTCTTTCGAACTTGCTGAATCCCGAAAACAGCGATGCACCCGCGGACGGTGCTCTCGACTATCGCACCCGGATTGATGTGCCGGACGAACAAAAGTTTGTCGGATTCGATGCATACCGGCAGGTGATACCACTTGTTGACGTCGTGCTCATCGCAACACCGCCGGGATTCCGCCCGATTCATTTTGAGGCCGCCGTCGAAGCCGACAAGCATGTCTTCATGGAAAAACCTGTGGCTACTGATGCTCCGGGTGTGCGAAGGATTCTGGCGGCTGCGGAGAAGTCGCGTCAGAAGAAACTGAATGTCGTCGTCGGACTGCAAAGGCACTATGAGACGGTGTACCGCGAGTGGGTAGGGCGCATTCATGAGGGCGTGATCGGTGACATCGTCTCAGGCAGAGTGTACTGGAACGGCGAGGGGGTATGGGTGCGAGAGCGCCAGGCAGGACAGACTGAAATGGAATATCAGATGCGCAACTGGTACTACTTCAACTGGCTGTGTGGTGACCATATCGTGGAGCAGCATATCCACAATCTCGACGTCGCCAACTGGGTGAAGAAAGGACACCCGATTCGAGCGCAGGGACAGGGCGGCAGGCAGGTCCGGATCGGGCCCGATTCGGGACAGATCTTCGATCATCACTCGGTTGAATATGAATATGCGGACGGGACATTCATCCAGAGCCAGTGTCGTCATATGCCCGTCTGCATGAATCGAGTCTCCGAGGCGTTCCAGGGCACGCTCGGCACCGCGCCTGCGCCGGGAGAACTTCTCGACCAGTGGGGTCATTCGATCTTCAAGCATCGTGGCAAGG
It encodes:
- a CDS encoding Gfo/Idh/MocA family oxidoreductase; the encoded protein is MDKTENKKAVSRRDFVKGSAAVVGSLMASRFPLSANAYYSSDDAIRVGLIGCGGRGTGAALQALSSGQNVKLVAMADAFRDRLDESLSNLLNPENSDAPADGALDYRTRIDVPDEQKFVGFDAYRQVIPLVDVVLIATPPGFRPIHFEAAVEADKHVFMEKPVATDAPGVRRILAAAEKSRQKKLNVVVGLQRHYETVYREWVGRIHEGVIGDIVSGRVYWNGEGVWVRERQAGQTEMEYQMRNWYYFNWLCGDHIVEQHIHNLDVANWVKKGHPIRAQGQGGRQVRIGPDSGQIFDHHSVEYEYADGTFIQSQCRHMPVCMNRVSEAFQGTLGTAPAPGELLDQWGHSIFKHRGKDDLNPYQVEHDELFAAIASGEYKYADAENGAVATMTAIMGRMATYSGNIVNWDAALASNLNLMPERFAFDADPPVLPDEKGNYPVPVPGVTQAL